The Rouxiella sp. WC2420 region ACATTGTTTCTGGCGGTAGTACATTATCGATGCAGGTGGCCCGACTTATCGATCCACATCCACGTACTTTCGCAGGTAAATTACGCCAGATTGCACGCACCTTTCAGCTGGAATGGATGCTATCAAAACGGCAGATCCTCGAAATTTATCTTAACCGCGCACCTTATGGCGGGACTTTGCAGGGAATCGCCGCAGCGAGCTGGACCTATCTGGGCAAGCCACCTTCAGAGCTGACACCGGGAGAGGCTGCGCTGCTGGCGGTATTACCGCAGGCGCCGAGCCGCTTACGTCCGGACCGTTTTCCAGAACGAGCCAGGGCTGCCCGAGACAAGGTACTCGCCCGATTGGCCGAGTATCACGTCTGGTCGCAGAAAAGGGTTGATGATATTCGACAGGAGTCAATCTGGCTGGCCCCGCGTCAGGTGCCGCAACTGGCTCCTTTGCTGGCAAGGCGGCTGACTAATCATAATCATCTCGACGTGATAACCACCACGATTGATGCCACCTTACAGCGACAACTTGAGGAGTTGGCGGCAGGCTGGAAGAACCAGCTGCCGTCGAAAACCTCCATAGGCGTGATCATTGTTGAAAGTTCTACCATGAAGGTAAAGGCTTATCTGGGGTCGGTGGATTTTAAAGACGACGGCCGCTTCGGTCAGGTCGATGCGGTCAGTGCCTGGCGTTCGCCGGGGTCAACCCTTAAACCGCTGCTTTATGGTCTGGCGCTGGATGATGGCCTTATTGCGGCAGAATCATTGCTTCAGGATGTCCCACGGCGTTTTGGCGATTATCGTCCCGGCAACTTTGACACCGGTTTTCACGGGCCGGTCAGTGCCAGTGAGGCGCTGGTCAGGTCGCTGAATCTCCCCGCGGTTCAATTACTCGATGCCTATGGGCCAAAGCGTTTTACCGCCAACTTACGCAATGCCGGGGTAGCACTGCGTTTTCCACCTAACAGTGACCCCAGTCTGGCAGTGATTTTAGGTGGTACCGGCGCGCGGCTCGACCAGCTTGTTGAGGCCTACAGCGCTTTTGCACGCGGTGGAAATGTAGCAAGATTACGTTTTGAACCTCGGCAGCCTTTAATCGAGCGCAGGCTTATGTCACCGGGTGCTGCGTGGATTGTGCGACGAATTTTAGGCGGACAGGCTCAACCCCAGCCCGATGATACCTTGCCCGGCAGTGTTCAATTAGCCTGGAAAACCGGCACCAGTTATGGTTATCGAGATGCCTGGGCGATGGGCGTCAATCCGGGTTATATCATCGGCGTTTGGGTAGGGCGACCCGACGCAACGCCGGTTGCAGGGCAGTTTGGCTATGCAACAGCGGTGCCGGTACTCAATCAGGTGAACAACCTTCTCACAGGCTCGACGCGTTTTAATCAACGAATGTCGGTAGCCGATCCGCGCCCGAAATCCGTGGGTATCACCACGCTTTGCTGGCCCGGTGGTCAGCCGCTGCCTGCAGGGGATACCAACTGCCGACAGCAACGCAATAGCTGGATATTAGACGGCACTGTGCCGCCAACGCTCGCAGCACCCGGCCAGGAGTCGCAGGAAGGCAGTCTAATCACGTTGTGGATAAACTCGCACGGTAAGCAGGTTGCCGCCAACTGTCCCGACTCTCACTCTTCGCAAATCGCCCTTTGGCCAACTCCGCTGGAACCGTGGCTGCCGCAAGAGGAGCATCGCAGTCAGCGGTTGCCAGCCCACGACGCTTTTTGTCCACCATTGGGTAAACCGGCCGTGCAGCCGCTGTTATTGCTTGGGATCCGGGATAACGCGATTCTCAGACCATTGCCCGGCAAGAACAGTATTGATTTGCGCATTGAGTCTCAGGGCGGATCAGGGCAGCGCTGGTGGTTTTTGAATGGCGAACAAATCGCGAGCGGGACGGACAATCGACATTTTCAGACAACCCTGAGTCAGCCCGGTAAGTACCAGCTCACGGTGCTTGATGAGGGCAGTCAGGTAAACACGCTGAATTTCACCCTTGATTAATGAAATTCTTTATGGAAAATGCGGCTTTTGCGCCAAAAAGTGAATCAGTGACATATATTTTTAATCAAATGTTGTTATTCCTGTAGGCAAGCGTTACTTCGCCCCCTATAATCGGCGCCATTTTCCGGCAGTGTTAACATTTAAATTAACCGGCCCCACCTTAAGTCAGACAGAGGTTTTTATGACTATCGAACGTACTTTTTCTATCATCAAGCCAAACTCCGTTGCTAACAATGACATCGGTGCTATCACTGCTCGTTTCGAACGTGCTGGTTTCCAGATCATCGCTTCTAAAATGATCCGTCTGAGCAAAGAAAAAGCTGAAGGCTTCTACGCTGAGCACAAAGGCCGCCCATTCTTCGACGGTCTGGTAGAGTTCATGACCTCTGGTCCTGTTGTTGTTCAGGTTCTGGAAGGCGAAAATGCCGTTCAGCGTAACCGTGACATCATGGGCGCAACCAACCCAGACAACGCTCTGGCTGGTACTCTGCGTGCTGATTTCGCTGACAGCTTCACTGCTAACGCCGTTCACGGTTCTGACGCGGTTGAATCAGCACAGCGCGAAATCGCTTACTTCTTCGACGAAAGCGAAATCTGCGCTCGTTAATAAGAAGTCAGGCATGAGTAAGCCAGGATGGATTCACTCGCAGATACAATAATTTTGTATTGACGGGCTTTCATTCATAGCTACTCCGCCTTAAAATTTGTACAATACTGCGCCCCAAGAGTTACGCTTTTGGGGCGCAGTTTATTTTCTGGTGGTTTGAGCAACAAGCATTGGTGGGTTAACGCGACCCGCACTTCCTTCGAGCCATAACGTGTAACAACGAGGCCAATAAAGCATGTCGAATACTATCGAATTAGATATCCCCGTTCTTAGTTCCAACGAGATCGACTCCCTGAACGTCATCCGTGCAGAAAACGCAGCCATAGCCGAACTGGCTGAGAAATCTGCGGCACCGGTGAGCGCCAAAATTAATCTTCTGGACCTGAACCGCAAGCAAATGCGCGAGTTTTTCCTCAAAATGGGTGAAAAACCGTTTCGTGCCGATCAGGTTATGAAGTGGATGTACCATTACTGCAGCGATGATTTCGAGGATATGACCGATATCAATAAAACGCTGCGTGAAAAACTGGCACGCGTTGCCGAAATCCGCGCCCCTGAAGTTGCCGTGGAACAACGCTCTGCCGACGGCACCATCAAATGGGCTATTCAGGTTGGCAATCAGCAGGTTGAAACCGTTTATATTCCTGATGGCGATCGCGCCACGCTGTGTGTGTCTTCTCAGGTAGGCTGCGCGCTGGAATGTACTTTCTGTTCCACCGCGCAGCAGGGCTTTAACCGCAATCTGCGTGTTTCAGAAATCATCGGCCAAGTGTGGCGCGCCGCTAAAATTATCGGTGCTGCAAAAATTGCCGGTACTCGTCCAATCACCAACGTGGTGATGATGGGCATGGGTGAGCCACTGCTTAACCTCAACAACGTGGTTCCTGCAATGGAGATCATGCTGGATGACTTCGGTTTTGGTCTGTCTAAACGCCGTGTAACGCTTTCAACCTCCGGTGTGGTTCCTGCTCTTGATAAACTGGGCGATATGATCGACGTCGCGCTGGCAATCTCTCTGCATGCACCAAATGACACTATCCGTGATGAAATCGTGCCGATTAATCGTAAATACAACATCGATACCTTCCTGGCTTCGGTAAATCGCTATTTGGGTAAATCGAATGCGAATCAAGGACGCGTTACCGTTGAATACGTTATGCTTGATCATATCAACGACGGTACCGAGCACGCTCACGAGTTGGCCGAAAAGCTGAAAGATACTCCGTGCAAGATTAACCTGATCCCATGGAACCCCTTCCCGGGGGCTCCATACGGACGTAGCTCCAACAGCCGCATTGACCGTTTCTCTAAAGTATTGATGGAATATGGTTTTACTGTCATTGTGCGTAAAACACGCGGTGATGACATCGATGCAGCCTGCGGTCAGTTGGCAGGTGAAGTCATTGACCGCACCAAGCGTACTTTGAAGAAAAAAATGGCTAACGACGCTATTATGATGAAATCCATGTAATTAGGCTTCTTTTGTAGCTCAAACGACCTAATTTAGGGTTGCGATTTTAAGCTTGCGTTTGTCTTCTAATCGGTAGCAGGTAAAAGGATTTAGAATGGCGATAGTGCAGTGGCAGTCGAAGGGGTTTTTCGCCGCGAGTCTGGCAGTTTGCCTGCTGGCAGCCTGTTCCAGCTCAAAGCAGCCGCCGGTCGAGGCCGCCTCTGGCGCACCTCAGACGCAACTTCAGTTGGGAATGGATTACTTGAAGCAGGGCAATATTCCTGCTGCTAAAGTCAATTTGCAACAGGCTGTGGATTCATCGCCACAGGATTATCGCAACCAGTTGGGGATGGCGTTGTACGAGCAAAAAATCGGCAACAACGATGCTGCACAAAGCCGCTACCAGCAAGCCTTTAAGCTCGCTCCGCAAAATGGAACCGTCCTGAATAATTACGGTGCGTTTTTGTGTAGTTTAGGGCAGTATGTACCGTCACAACAGCAGTTTAGCATCGCTGCCAGCTTGCCTGATTCCGGTCCGGTAGCTGACAGCCTTGAAAATGCGGGCTACTGTTTTCTGAAGGCTAATCAGAATGATGAGGCAAAAATGTTACTGAGCCAGGCTTTGAAACACGATCCTGACAAAGGCGCACCGCTGATTACTGAAGCCAACAGGCAGTACAAGGAAGGTAATCGCGCCGACGCGCAACTTTTACTGGATGTTTATCAACATGTTCTGCCAGCCAGCGCTGACAGTCTTATGTTACAAATTCGTTTCGCGGCGTTAGCCGGCAATCCAGATAGCGTTCAACGTTATGGAAAGCAGCTTGCGCGGAATTTTCCACAATCCCAACAGTACCAGCACTTCTTAGCTAATGAATACTGAAGCCACTCAAGATAAAAGTACTAAAGTGACAGCGGGCGAGCGCCTGCGTCAAGCTCGTGAGCAGTTGGGACTCAGCCATCAGGCTGTGGCGGAACGCCTTTGCCTGAAGCTTTCGACTATTCGACAAATCGAAGAGGGAACTACGCCGGCAGACTTGGCGCCGACTTTCCTGCGCGGTTACATTCGCTCCTATGCAAAACTGGTCCACGTTCCTGAAGAGGAGTTGGCAACGTTAATTGGCAAGCAAGCGCCAATCAATGTGCCAAAAGTGGCGTCTATGCAGGGTGTTTCATTACGCAAGTCACGCAAAAAACGCGATGGCTGGCTGATGGGCTTTACCTGGCTTATTGTTTTCGTAGTCCTCGGCCTGACCGGTGCATGGTGGTGGCAAAATCATCAAGCGCAGCAGGAAGAGATTGCCAATATGGCAGATCAATCGACCGCGCAGCTTAACCAGGACAACGCTCAGGGGCAATCTATTCCTCTGAACAGTGGTGATACTTCTTCACAGAACACAGCAACGAACGCAGCTCAGCCAGCCGCTCCAGCCGATACCTCTACGGGTAATGCTGCTGCTCCACAGGCTCAGAACTCGATTCCGCTGAACACGACGCCAGGCTCTGCTACCAATGTGGGCACTGCACAGACTCAGCAACCTGCTGCGGATCAAACCAGCCAGCCAGCTCCGGCTGAGACCCCGTCTTCTACATTGCCTACTGGCGATGCTCAGGCCACTACTGCTGCAGCTGATGCAGACGCTGTGACCATGACCTTTAAATCAAACTGCTGGTTGCAGATTGATGATGCCACTGGCAAATCATTGTTCAGCGGGATCAAGAAAGGGGGAGAAACTCTGAGTGTTAAAGGTAAAGCTCCTTACAAGTTGAAAATCGGTGCACCTGGTGCGGTTGATATTCAATACCAAGGTAAGCCGGTTGATCTAAGCCGTTTCGTTAAATCAAACCGTGTTGCTCGTCTGACTTTAGCTGCGCAGTAATAATACTAAAGTGCTGGCAAGGTCATTGAAGCTACAGCAAGGCAACGAGTGAATGAATCCCGATGAGCTGACCTCGGTCAGTAAGTCGGGTGAATAAACGAAGACAACGCAGCTGTAGCTTTATGTACCAAGGCAGATAGGCAACGATGGAGAAGAGTAAAAATGCATAACCAAGCACCCATTACCCGTCGCAAATCAACAAGGATTTACGTCGGCAAGGTGCCTGTCGGTGATGGTGCACCAATCGCGGTGCAATCAATGACCAACACCCGCACCACCGATGTCGAGGCAACCGTTGCTCAGATTAAATCTCTTGAGCGTGTTGGCGTCGATATTGTTCGTGTTTCTGTTCCAACCATGGACGCAGCTGAAGCCTTCAAGCTTATCAAACAGCAGGTTAACGTTCCATTGGTTGCAGATATCCATTTCGACTACCGTATCGCGCTGAAAGTTGCCGAATACGGGGTTGACTGCCTGCGTATCAATCCAGGCAATATCGGTAATGAATCGCGTATTCGCGCGGTTGTTGACTGCGCCCGCGACAAAAATATTCCTATCCGTATCGGTGTTAACGGCGGCTCGCTGGAAAAAGATCTGCAGGAAAAATTTGGCGAACCTACGCCTCAAGCCCTGTTTGAGTCCGCGATGCGTCACGTCGATATCCTCGACAGGCTTAACTTTGATCAGTTCAAGGTTAGCGTGAAGGCCTCAGACGTCTTTCTGGCCGTTGAGTCTTACCGCCTGCTTGCCAGGCAAATCGTTCAGCCTCTGCATCTTGGCATCACTGAAGCTGGTGGTTTGCGCGCCGGTTCGGTTAAATCTGCCATTGGTCTTGGTCTGCTGCTGTCTGAAGGGATCGGCGATACGCTGCGTATCTCTCTGGCTGCCGATCCTGTCGAAGAAGTCAAAGTTGGATTCGACATCCTCAAGTCGCTGCGCATTCGATCGCGCGGGATCAACTTCATCGCCTGTCCAACCTGTTCGCGTCAGGAATTTGACGTGATCGGCACGGTTAACGCGCTGGAACAACGTCTCGAAGACATCATCACTCCAATGGATATTTCGATTATTGGCTGTGTAGTTAACGGTCCGGGCGAAGCACTGGTGTCAACTATTGGCGTAACTGGCGGTCACAACAAAAGCGGTTTCTACGAAGACGGCGTTCGTCAGAGAGACAGATTCGATAATGAGCAGATGATCGATCAGCTTGAAGCCAAGATCCGGGCTAAAGCGGCTCTGATGGATCAAAGTAAGCGCATTGTTATCAATCATCTCGAAAAGTAACCTTAGCACGTGCCGCAATGCCGGCACGCCTGCCCATTTGGGCTGAGTTAATCTGAACCCGATATGAAGTGTTGATGTATCCGCATTGAACCTGAGGATGCAAAACACCTATAATCGGGTTCATTTTTATAAAAAAGATAGAGAACTGACGTGGCAAAGAACATCCAGGCTATCCGCGGCATGAACGATTATCTGCCTGCCGACACCGCTTTATGGCAACGTATTGAAGGCACGCTCAAGCAGGTCCTTGGCACTTACGGCTATAGCGAAATCCGTATGCCGATTGTAGAGCAGACCCCGTTATTCAAACGCGCGATCGGTGAAGTTACCGACGTGGTTGAAAAAGAAATGTATACCTTCGAAGACCGCAACGGTGAAAGCCTCACTCTGCGTCCGGAAGGTACTGCTGGCTGCGTTCGCGCCGGTATCGAGCATGGTCTGCTGTACAATCAGGAACAGCGTATGTGGTACATCGGTCCGATGTTCCGCTACGAGCGTCCGCAGAAAGGTCGTTATCGTCAATTCAATCAGCTGGGTGTCGAAGTGTTTGGCCTTAACGGCCCTGACATCGATGCCGAGCTCATCATGCTTAGTGCTCGCTGGTGGCGTGCGCTGGGTATCGCGGAAAACGTATCTCTTGAACTGAATTCGATTGGTTCGCTGGAGGCTCGTGCCAACTATCGTGATGCTCTGGTTGCCTTCCTTGAACAGCATAAAGAACAGCTCGACGAAGACTGTAAACGTCGCATGTACACCAATCCGTTACGCGTTCTGGACTCTAAAAATCCAGAAGTTCAGGCTTTGCTGAACGGCGCGCCGGAGCTGGCAGACTATCTCGACCAAGAATCTCGTGAACACTTTGCCGGTCTGTGTGAACTTTTAAGCCTTGCAGGTATCCCATATACGATTAATCAGCGTCTGGTGCGCGGTTTGGACTACTACAACCGCACAGTGTTCGAGTGGGTGACGACCAGTCTTGGCGCGCAAGGTACCGTGTGTGCCGGTGGCCGTTACGACGGTTTGGTTGAACAACTTGGTGGACGCGCTACACCGGCAGTAGGTTTTGCAATGGGCCTTGAGCGTTTAGTTCTGTTGGTTCAAGCGGTTAACCCTGATTTTAAAGCGCCTGCCACGGTCGATGCCTATGTGATTTCTTCCGGTACGGGTACGCAAGGTGCGGCTATGCAGCTGGCTGAAAAGCTGCGTGATGTACTGCCAGAGCTGAAAGTCATGACTAACTACGGCGGCGGAAACTTTAAAAAACAGTTTGCCCGCGCCGACAAATGGGGGGCGCGTATCGCCCTGGTATTAGGTGAGGACGAAGTCGCGGCTCAGCAGGTAGTAGTTAAAAATCTGCAAAGTGGTGAGCAAGAAACGCTGGCGCAGAGCGATTTGGCTGTGCGTCTGGCCTCGATGTTAGGTTAAGGAGAAGGACCACGTGGAAGTCTATACCACTGAAAATGAACAGGTTGATGCCGTCCGCCGCTTCTTTGCCGAAAACGGTAAAGCGCTGGCCATTGGTGTCGTGCTGGGTATTGCTGCGTTAGGTGGATGGCGTTATTGGCAGTCTCATGAGAATACCGCTCTGACAGAAGCCTCAGCCTCATTCCAGCAAGCTACAACCGCATTGACGGATAACAAAGCCGACGGCGTTGCCAATTTAGAGAAGTTTGCCCAGAACAACAGCAACAGCTACGGCGTTTTTGCAGCTTTGCAATTAGCTGACCACTTCGTTCAGGCCAAAGACTTTACCAATGCTGAAAAGCAGCTGAACCAGGCGAGCCAGCTTTCCAAAGACGAAAATTTATTATCACTGGTTAACTACCGTCTGGCACGGATTCAGTTGCAGGAAAACAAACTGGATGACGCGCTGAAAACCCTCGACAATGTTAAGGGTGACGGCTGGATGGCGATGCAACAAGAGGTACGTGGTGATGTTCTTCTCGCGAAGGGCGACACCAAAGGTGCCAGGGATGCATACAGTAAAGGCCTTGATTCCAAGCCATCTCAAACGCTGCAAACTATGCTGCGTATGAAATTGAATAATTTATCCAGCTAAGGGGAACCCCGATGCAATTGCGTAAAACTCTCCTGGTGGGATTAGTTTCCGTCGCCTTCCTGAGCGGCTGTTCCCTGTTTAACAGCGAAGAAGACGTCGTTAAAATGTCTCCGCTGCCAAAGGTTGAGAATCAGTTCACACCAACAGAAGTGTGGAGCACTTCCGTGGGTGATGGCGTAGGCGAGTATTACTCTCACCTGCACCCGGCCTGGAAAGACAACACTATTTACGCTGCCGATCGTTTTGGTACCGTAAAAGCGCTGGATGCCAACAACGGTAAAGAGAAGTGGAAAGTTGATCTCTCTGAAAACCCTGGCTTCTTCTCCAGCAACATTTCCGCCGAGCTTTCTGGTGGTGTGACTGTTGACGGTTCCAACCTGTATATCGGCAGTGAAAAAGCTGTTGTTTACTCGTTGAATACGGCCGACGGTAAACTTGCCTGGAAAACCACGGTAGCAGGTGAAGCGATTTCACGCCCTGTTGTCAGCGACGGTCTGGTATTAATCCACACCGGTAACGGCATTCTGCAGGCATTGAACCAGAAAGACGGGACTGTTGCCTGGAGCGCCAACCTTGATATGCCAACCTTGTCCTTGCGCGGCGAATCTGCCCCTGCTACGGCATTTGGTGCGGCTATCGTCGGCGGCGACAACGGTCGTGTCAGCGCAGTGCTGATGAAAGAAGGCCAGATGATTTGGCAGCAACGTATCTCTGAGCCGAGCGGAGCGACTGAAATCGACCGCCTGAGCGATATCGATACCACGCCAGTTATCGCAAACGGCGTTATCTATACTGTTGCTTACAACGGTAATTTGGTTGCGATGGATCTGCGCTCAGGGCAAATTGCCTGGAAACGTGAAGTTGGCTCGGTGAATAATATCGTTGTCGACGGCGACCGTATTTATATGGTTGACCAGAATGACCGCGTTATGGCCCTCAACACTGAAGGCGGCGTGACTATCTGGACTCAGAGTGCGCTTCTACACCGCAACCTGACCGCGCCAGTGCTGTACAATGGCTTTATTGTGGTCGGCGATGCCGAGGGTTATCTGCATTGGATGAACACCAACGACGGACGCTTTGTCGCCCAGCAGAAAGTGGACTCATCTGGCCTGCTGAGCGCGCCAATTGTGGCAAGCGACAAGCTGGTGGTGCAGGCCAAGGGCGGCGAGGTTTACTCCTTCAAACGCTAATATCCTTCGTAATTTTAGATGCAGCTTTGTTGGCTACGTTCGTTCACCCCAGTCACTTACTAATGTAAGCTTCTGGGGATTCGCTCTCTTGCCGCCTAACTGCCTCGTCAATTACTTTGGGTATATATCCACATCATGGGTATAATAGCTCGGCCATTAAACGGCTCCTGAATTGCTCAGGGGCCGTTTCGTATTCTAAAAACAGCAAGAATGGTCATTCTTTTTGTTGTAAGAAATTGAATTTTAATGATTTGCATTATGGCGATCGGTTGTTTAATTCCTTTGGGATTCGACACTTGTTGGCTGTAAAAAAATGAGGCTTCAAAAAATGATACCTGTCGTCGCGCTAGTTGGGCGCCCGAATGTGGGTAAATCCACCTTATTTAACCGTTTGACCAAGACGCGTGATGCGTTGGTGGCGGATTTCCCCGGGCTAACGCGTGACCGCAAGTATGGTCGTGCCGAGATCGAGGGTAACGAATTTATTATTGTTGATACCGGTGGTATCGATGGTACCGAAGATGGCGTTGAAACCCGCATGGCGGGGCAATCTTTGCTGGCAATTGAAGAAGCAGACATCGTGCTGTTTATGGTCGATGCCCGTGCAGGCGTGATGCCTGCCGATCAGGGCATTGCCCAGCATCTTCGCAGCCGTGAGAAAGCGACCTTCCTGGTAGCAAACAAAACCGACGGTCTCGATGCAGACAGCGCAACTGCCGATTTTTACTCCCTCGGTCTGGGCGAAGTTTATGCTATCGCCGCTTCCCACGGTCGTGGCGTAACTCAGCTTATCGAGCACGTATTAATTCCATTCGTCGGTGAAAAGCCTGAAGAAGTTGAGCTGAGCGAAGAAGAGGCCAATGCGGCCTATTGGGCAGAGAAGCTTGGCGATGAAGACGCAATTCCGGAAGACGTTGAAGACGACTTCGACCCGACCACTTTGCCAATCAAGCTGGCGATTGTTGGGCGTCCTAACGTAGGTAAGTCAACACTAACCAACCGCATCCTCGGCGAAGACCGCGTTGTGGTTTATGACATGCCTGGCACCACGCGTGACAGTATTTATATCCCGATGGTTCGTGATGAGCGCGAATACGTGCTGATTGATACCGCCGGTGTGCGTAAGCGCGGCAAAGTCACTGAAACCGTCGAGAAATTCTCGGTTATCAAAACCTTGCAAGCTATCGAAGATGCCAACGTAGTTATGTTGGTTATTGACGCACGCGAGGGTATTTCTGATCAGGATCTCTCTCTGCTCGGCTTTATCCTCAATAGTGGGCGCTCACTGGTCATCGTGGTGAATAAATGGGACGGCCTGTCTCAGGAAGCCCGCGATGCAGTGAAAGATACCCTCGACATGCGTCTGGGCTTCATTGACTTTGCCCGTATCCACTTTATCTCCGCGCTGCACGGCAGCGGCGTAGGTAACCTGTTTGAATCAGTTAACGAAGCCTATAATTGCGCTACGAAGCGCGTTGGTACGTCTTTGCTGACTCGAATTATGCAGATGGCTGCAGAAGATCACCAGCCGCCTCTGGTTAACGGACGTCGCGTTAAGCTGAAATATGCTCACGCCGGGGGTTATAACCCGCCTATCGTGGTCATCCACGGTAATCAGGTAAAAGACTTGGCCGACTCCTACAAACGTTATTTGATGAACTATTTCCGCCGTTCATTAGAAATCATGGGTACGCCAATCCGTATTCAATTCAAAGAGGGTGAAAACCCGTTTGAAGGTAAGCGCAACCCTCTGACGCCAAACCAGATGCGTAAACGTAAGCGTCTGATGTCGCACCTGAAAAAGAAATAAACACCCTAAATTGATGCCGTTCTTTTCAGGGCGGTGTGATGCTGGTTAAAGGCTAGTGCCTTGGTAATAAACTGCATTTTGATTTTTGGACTCTGGTCTGAAACATCGAGATGCAGTTTTTTTTTACTGATTTTTATCGCTAAGCCCCCGTTAGTTCGCAAGTTAACCCAGGCTCATCTCCCCGACCAAGGCTCTCCTAAAAGCACTAATGAGTATAGGAACTATAATTTCGCAGTAGTCCCTTTTTTAGTAAGTCTTTTAAGGAGAGTTTTAATGTCGGACCACAAAGATAAAGCAGTAAGCAAACCAGGTGATGGTAATAACCAAGCTGCATCCGCTGAGCCACATCTTAACGATACCGCACCGCAGGGTGCTCCGCTAAAACCTCAGAACAGCATTAGTCCTCCTGGCGCAGAGCCTACCGCGGCAGGCTCAGACAAAAATCCGTCTACTACCAGTGAGAAACTCGAACAGCTCGACGCCTTCCGCGATGATCCACAGGGTCAGGCGTTACGCACCGATCAGGGTATCCGAATTTCCGATAACCAGAATTCCCTAAAAGCGGGTGTTCGCGGCTCTACCTTGCTTGAAGATTTTATGCTGCGGGAAAAAATCACCCATTTTGACCATGAACGTATTCCTGAAAGAGTAGTACATGCACGCGGCGCGGCGGCACACGGCTATTTTCAGGTTTATCAGTCTCTTGAGGCATTAACCAAAGCAGGTTTTCTGGCAGATCCCGGACTTGATACGCCAGTGTTTGTGCGCTTTTCAACCGTGCAGGGTTCAAAAGGCTCTGCTGATTCAGTAAGGGATATCCGCGGGTTTGCCACCAAATTTTACACCCAGGAAGGCAATTTCGACCTGGTCGGTAATAACACGCCGGTATTCTTTATTCAGGATGCGATTAAATTCCCGGATTTCGTTCACGCCGTG contains the following coding sequences:
- the pbpC gene encoding peptidoglycan glycosyltransferase PbpC (penicillin-binding protein 1C) — protein: MSQAEGVRTFFGFRVVRFFLLLLVMGAALLWAANRIWPLPLQELPVARVVTAEDGTPLWRYADAQGVWRYPVRLEEVSPYYLQALLTYEDRWFWDHPGINPLSLLRASWQNIRDGDIVSGGSTLSMQVARLIDPHPRTFAGKLRQIARTFQLEWMLSKRQILEIYLNRAPYGGTLQGIAAASWTYLGKPPSELTPGEAALLAVLPQAPSRLRPDRFPERARAARDKVLARLAEYHVWSQKRVDDIRQESIWLAPRQVPQLAPLLARRLTNHNHLDVITTTIDATLQRQLEELAAGWKNQLPSKTSIGVIIVESSTMKVKAYLGSVDFKDDGRFGQVDAVSAWRSPGSTLKPLLYGLALDDGLIAAESLLQDVPRRFGDYRPGNFDTGFHGPVSASEALVRSLNLPAVQLLDAYGPKRFTANLRNAGVALRFPPNSDPSLAVILGGTGARLDQLVEAYSAFARGGNVARLRFEPRQPLIERRLMSPGAAWIVRRILGGQAQPQPDDTLPGSVQLAWKTGTSYGYRDAWAMGVNPGYIIGVWVGRPDATPVAGQFGYATAVPVLNQVNNLLTGSTRFNQRMSVADPRPKSVGITTLCWPGGQPLPAGDTNCRQQRNSWILDGTVPPTLAAPGQESQEGSLITLWINSHGKQVAANCPDSHSSQIALWPTPLEPWLPQEEHRSQRLPAHDAFCPPLGKPAVQPLLLLGIRDNAILRPLPGKNSIDLRIESQGGSGQRWWFLNGEQIASGTDNRHFQTTLSQPGKYQLTVLDEGSQVNTLNFTLD
- the ndk gene encoding nucleoside-diphosphate kinase, which codes for MTIERTFSIIKPNSVANNDIGAITARFERAGFQIIASKMIRLSKEKAEGFYAEHKGRPFFDGLVEFMTSGPVVVQVLEGENAVQRNRDIMGATNPDNALAGTLRADFADSFTANAVHGSDAVESAQREIAYFFDESEICAR
- a CDS encoding bifunctional tRNA (adenosine(37)-C2)-methyltransferase TrmG/ribosomal RNA large subunit methyltransferase RlmN, with the protein product MSNTIELDIPVLSSNEIDSLNVIRAENAAIAELAEKSAAPVSAKINLLDLNRKQMREFFLKMGEKPFRADQVMKWMYHYCSDDFEDMTDINKTLREKLARVAEIRAPEVAVEQRSADGTIKWAIQVGNQQVETVYIPDGDRATLCVSSQVGCALECTFCSTAQQGFNRNLRVSEIIGQVWRAAKIIGAAKIAGTRPITNVVMMGMGEPLLNLNNVVPAMEIMLDDFGFGLSKRRVTLSTSGVVPALDKLGDMIDVALAISLHAPNDTIRDEIVPINRKYNIDTFLASVNRYLGKSNANQGRVTVEYVMLDHINDGTEHAHELAEKLKDTPCKINLIPWNPFPGAPYGRSSNSRIDRFSKVLMEYGFTVIVRKTRGDDIDAACGQLAGEVIDRTKRTLKKKMANDAIMMKSM
- the pilW gene encoding type IV pilus biogenesis/stability protein PilW, with translation MAIVQWQSKGFFAASLAVCLLAACSSSKQPPVEAASGAPQTQLQLGMDYLKQGNIPAAKVNLQQAVDSSPQDYRNQLGMALYEQKIGNNDAAQSRYQQAFKLAPQNGTVLNNYGAFLCSLGQYVPSQQQFSIAASLPDSGPVADSLENAGYCFLKANQNDEAKMLLSQALKHDPDKGAPLITEANRQYKEGNRADAQLLLDVYQHVLPASADSLMLQIRFAALAGNPDSVQRYGKQLARNFPQSQQYQHFLANEY
- the rodZ gene encoding cytoskeleton protein RodZ, producing MNTEATQDKSTKVTAGERLRQAREQLGLSHQAVAERLCLKLSTIRQIEEGTTPADLAPTFLRGYIRSYAKLVHVPEEELATLIGKQAPINVPKVASMQGVSLRKSRKKRDGWLMGFTWLIVFVVLGLTGAWWWQNHQAQQEEIANMADQSTAQLNQDNAQGQSIPLNSGDTSSQNTATNAAQPAAPADTSTGNAAAPQAQNSIPLNTTPGSATNVGTAQTQQPAADQTSQPAPAETPSSTLPTGDAQATTAAADADAVTMTFKSNCWLQIDDATGKSLFSGIKKGGETLSVKGKAPYKLKIGAPGAVDIQYQGKPVDLSRFVKSNRVARLTLAAQ
- the ispG gene encoding flavodoxin-dependent (E)-4-hydroxy-3-methylbut-2-enyl-diphosphate synthase, with translation MHNQAPITRRKSTRIYVGKVPVGDGAPIAVQSMTNTRTTDVEATVAQIKSLERVGVDIVRVSVPTMDAAEAFKLIKQQVNVPLVADIHFDYRIALKVAEYGVDCLRINPGNIGNESRIRAVVDCARDKNIPIRIGVNGGSLEKDLQEKFGEPTPQALFESAMRHVDILDRLNFDQFKVSVKASDVFLAVESYRLLARQIVQPLHLGITEAGGLRAGSVKSAIGLGLLLSEGIGDTLRISLAADPVEEVKVGFDILKSLRIRSRGINFIACPTCSRQEFDVIGTVNALEQRLEDIITPMDISIIGCVVNGPGEALVSTIGVTGGHNKSGFYEDGVRQRDRFDNEQMIDQLEAKIRAKAALMDQSKRIVINHLEK